The following proteins are co-located in the Penaeus monodon isolate SGIC_2016 chromosome 10, NSTDA_Pmon_1, whole genome shotgun sequence genome:
- the LOC119578000 gene encoding balbiani ring protein 3-like — protein sequence MMARTLLPLLVLLAKDSLVVDARGCLTIREKRNIQNMYLDYKCMRPGEKFVDLTLDEDYVSFVPTMAKVRRCSMMYCMANDMRCQATGKANETIKVEAYSMTQGIQCLKLIVEHDVGCKCQRCLPRTCPNNNMDFNRSTCKCECTQQFIDRCRINVNKGTHMLDRENCRCMCNEPKRDCGRRMWNPNTCRCMD from the exons ATGATGGCCAGGACGCTGCTTCCACTCCTAGTCCTCCTGGCCAAAGACAGCTTGGTGGTGGACG CGAGGGGGTGCTTAACCATTCGTGAGAAAAGGAACATTCAAAACATGTATTTGGATTATAAATGCATGAGGCCCGGAGAGAAATTTGTTGATCTCACCCTCGACGAGGATTACGTGTCG TTTGTTCCAACAATGGCTAAAGTGAGGCGGTGCTCCATGATGTACTGCATGGCGAATGACATGAGGTGCCAGGCAACGGGAAAGGCGAATGAGACGATCAAG GTGGAGGCGTACAGTATGACGCAAGGCATACAGTGCCTAAAACTTATAGTTGAACATGATGTGGGTTGCAAATGCCAAAGGTGTCTACCCCGGACGTGCCCTAACAACAACATG GACTTCAACCGTTCGACCTGCAAATGCGAGTGCACGCAGCAGTTCATCGACAGATGCAGAATCAATGTGAATAAAGGAACACACATGCTCGACAGAGAGAACTGCCGGTGCATGTGTAACGAACCCAAGAGAGACTGTGGGAGACGCATGTGGAACCCCAACACATGCAG GTGCATGGActga
- the LOC119578001 gene encoding LOW QUALITY PROTEIN: zinc finger protein 791-like (The sequence of the model RefSeq protein was modified relative to this genomic sequence to represent the inferred CDS: deleted 2 bases in 2 codons) — MIVRVIEGGTKSSPANVPDSKGKDFACQTALEDGFKTDIPIFFCTLYASKDEAATQCYIPSPKVYEETVSKPEASQQDPCLETKSCQLQMDHLQQTIEEVIEKARQEEDDDNSFDSIQADDHFDAYEVERPEDQKSTEDQGPASIGSFVAKQGKTPEQQNQTASQQRQSSDQEKKGISQQAQVSKKVKLNQRGEKRKNADSDFSSDDDTEFWKRMAKKQKKIKWTGWNRHRWRGPQDTQEKGLQEDPVTPINTAEEEDVQKDSDNMLEAKIMTSKEGDEMSQTMDDGDWITDDEEDEENFDLESAFRDELKKKRLPVNSKEKNFICEVCGKQYSKNHLLREHIVRSHQDHQQAKKYPFQCKHCRRVYSGEKQLQTHYTQFSGPCEICGVVVGCSGLFWLHRRNHESECSICNKVFSAKATLEMHMKTKHMEKRLSCPECPKRFAFQSQMSKHMQNVHNQGGAQVFACKECNFITNRKTALRAHDRAMHRIRKVYSCSGCEGTFKRRSSLENHNCGGNRQGQFSCKICFKAFISFSDLCSHEKSTHGGQVTVGMPSEAGILNQDIQTYSCQVCHTTFVSGRGLRIHALKVHGLVIEDMKESEQVEEESIQVTEGSEATEVAFMHIDVNNDGKAGSLKDNQEHKQEDSILGLDTTSDGLSTIRSALSLPAYVVPPDVSMVEIDGVQYHVIRGNQ; from the exons ATGATTGTCCGTGTGATTGAAGGAGGCACGAAATCTTCCCCTGCCAATGTGCCAGATTCCAAAGGCAAAGACTTTGCATGCCAGACTGCCCTTGAAGATGGTTTCAAAACTGACATTCCCATT TTCTTTTGCACTCTTTATGCTTCTAAAGACGAAGCTGCCACACAGTGTTACATACCATCCCCTAAAGTATATGAGGAAACTGTCAGTAAACCTGAAGCTAGTCAACAAGATCCCTGCCTGGAAACAAAGTCTTGCCAACTGCAGATGGACCATTTGCAGCAGACTATCGAAGAAGTTATTGAAAAAGCGAGACaagaagaggatgatgacaaCAGCTTTGACAGTATTCAGGCAGACGACCACTTTGATGCATATGAAGTAGAGAGACCAGAGGACCAGAAATCTACCGAAGACCAGGGACCAGCAAGTATCGGAAGCTTTGTGGCAAAGCAGGGAAAAACACCAGAACAGCAGAACCAGACAGCGAGTCAACAAAGGCAGTCCTCGGATCAGGAGAAAAAAGGAATCAGTCAGCAAGCACAAGTATCTAAGAAAG TGAAGCTCAaccagaggggagagaaaaggaagaatgctGACAGCGACTTTAGCTCGGATGATGACACAGAGTTTTGGAAGAGAATggcaaagaagcagaagaagatcaAATGGACCGGCTGGAACCGACACAGGTGGAGAGGGCCCCAGGACACCCAGGAGAAAGGCTTGCAGGAGGACCCAGTGACCCCTATCAACACAGCTGAGGAGGAGGATGTTCAAAAAGATTCAGATAATATGTTAGAAGCCAAGATTATGACTAGTAAGGAAGGTGACGAAATGAGCCAGACAATGGATGATGGTGAC TGGATaacagatgatgaagaggatgaagagaattttgatcttGAGTCAGCCTTCCGAGACGAACTGAAGAAGAAACGCCTACCTGTGAACTCTaaagaaaagaattttatttGTGAAGTGTGTGGCAAGCAGTACTCCAAAAACCACCTACTTAGAGAGCACATTGTGCGAAGTCATCAGGACCACCAACAAGCCAAAAAATACCCATTTCAGTGCAAGCATTGTCGAAGAGTATACTCTGGTGAAAAGCAGTTGCAGACTCACTACACCCAATTTTCTGGTCCATGTGAGATATGTGGAGTGGTAGTGGGATGCAGTGGCTTGTTCTGGCTTCACAGGAGGAACCATGAGTCTGAATGCTCCATCTGTAACAAGGTGTTTTCTGCTAAGGCCACACTGGAAATGCACATGAAAACCAAGCACATGGAGAAGAGATTATCATGTCCAGAATGTCCCAAAAGGTTTGCATTCCAGTCACAGATGAGTAAGCATATGCAGAATGTACACAATCAAGGAGGGGCTCAAGTGTTTGCATGCAAAGAATGTAACTTCATCACAAATAGAAAGACTGCTCTCAGGGCTCATGATCGAGCTATGCACCGTATCAGAAAGGTTTATTCTTGTAGTGGTTGTGAGGGCACCTTCAAAAGGAGATCTAGTCTTGAAAACCATAACTGTGGTGGGAACAGACAGGGACAATTCTCCTGCAAGATTTGCTTCAAGGCTTTCATTTCTTTCAGTGATCTGTGCTCCCATGAAAAGTCAACTCATGGTGGACAAGTCACAGTGGGCATGCCAAGTGAGGCAGGTATCCTGAATCAGGATATCCAGACATATTCATGCCAGGTGTGCCACACAACTTTTGTGTCTGGCCGAGGACTCCGCATTCATGCCCTCAAGGTTCATGGGCTTGTCATTGAGGACATGAAAGAGAGTGAACAGGTGGAAGAGGAGTCCATCCAGGTCACAGAAGGGAGTGAGGCTACTGAAGTGGCCTTCATGCACATTGACGTTAACAATGATGGCAAAGCAGGTTCACTAAAGGATAATCAGGAACATAAACAAGAGGACTCAATTCTGGGTTTGGACACTACAAGTGATGGCCTCTCTACTATCAGGTCAGCCCTCAGCCTCCCTGCCTATGTTGTTCCCCCCGATGTCAGCATGGTTGAAATCGATGGGGTGCAGTATCATGTTATCAGAGGCAACCAGTGA